One Actinomycetospora corticicola genomic window, GGGCGACGTCCTTTCTAGGGGCCCGGAGGCACTCCGACCAGGGCCGCGACCGCGTGCGCCGCACCCCAGCTGGCGGTGACCCCGCCACTGGCGTGCCCGTAGGCGTGCACCACCCGGCCGGCCGCCAGGTTCTCGATCTCCAGGCGCATCGTCGGGCGGCTCGGCAGGAGGCCGGCGTCGATCCGCCGGACCCGCGCGTCGACCAGGGCCGGCTCCAGCTCACGGCACCGCCGCAGGACGTCCGACGCGAGCTCGCGGTCCGGTCGCTCGTCGTCGCGCCCGGTGACCCGCACCCCGCCCAGGTGCACGCGGTCGCGGTGCGGGACGACGGACACCCACCGGCGGGAGTCGGTGGTGTCGACGACGACGCGGTCCAGCCCGGGGTTGTCGGTCACGACGTACTGCGAGAACACCGGCCGCACCGTCGGGTCCGGGGTCAGGTCGCGGGCTCCCAGGCCGGAGGCGTTCACGACGACGGGTGCGGCCGCCAGCGGCTCGGCGAGGGTCGCCACGCGCTGCTGTCGCAACCGTCCACCGGTGGTGTCGAGCCGCTGGAGCAGCCAGGGGACGTAGCGGTCCATGTCGATCAGTGGGAGCCGGTAGCGCAGACCGGCGGTGAATCCGGCGGGCAGCTCGTCACGGGCCGCGTCGCGCAGGTCGGGGGAGAGGCGGGTGAGCGCGGGGAGATGACCCGATGTGTCGCTCGCGGTCAGGGTGAGGCCCTCGGCGAGGGTGACCCCGCTGTCCGGGACGCGGCTCAGGCCGCAGAACTCCTGCAGCGACCGGGCGGCCCAGGTGAGCGAGGTCTGGAGCGGGGCGTGCGGCGTCGGCGTCCACACCGCGGCCGCGCGGGCCGACGGCGTCTCCGCCGGATCGTCCGCCGTCCACACCTCGGTCCGCCACCCCGCGGAGGAGAGCACCACGGCCGTGGTCAGACCGATCACGCCGGCCCCCACCACGACCACCTCGGCGCGGGTCGGCGGCGGTGTCGGCACGGACGGACCGTAGCGACGGCGGGTTACGGGCCGGTTCCCCACGACGCCGAGTCACTCGAACGGACCTGTCGGTGCCGCGGAAGGATCGACGCAGGGTTCCAGAAGCGTAGGAACTATCCGTCATCCGACGAGCCCGGGAACGACGACGGCGCCCGGGCCGGGGGCCACGGGCGCCGTCGAGGTGCGGTCGATCAGGACTTGAAGGCGTCCTTGATCTTCTCGCCGGCCTGCTTGATGCTGCTCTTCGACTGGTCGGCCTTGCCCTCGGCCTCGAGGGACTCGTTGCCGACCGCGCTACCGGCGGTCTCCTTGACCTTGCCCTTGAGCTCCTCGCCCTTGTTCTCGGCCTTGTCGGCGCCGCTCATGGCGTCCCCTTCCGTGATGGGCGTCGGGTCGGTTCGACCCGCTCGGGCGCTGGGCTACCCGATCGTCAGGCCGGGGAACCGCCCTCCCCGTCCGCAGGGGTGGCCAGGATCCGGCGCCACCGCCGGTGCTCGGGGTCGAGCAGGTGCGCGGGCGGCTCCCCGCCCTCGAAGAGCTCGACGTCGTGCACGTCCTGGCCCGACCACGTGCCGACCACCCGCCCCGCCCGCACGACGACGGGTGCGATCCAGCCGGCGGCGCGGCTCACGCGGCCGCGGTGGACGGGCGCCAGGATCTCGGGACTGCGCGTTCCGGGGCCGAGCACCCACTGGTCGAAGGCCGGCAGGAAGCGGAGGCGGTCATCGGGTCCGGGCCCGTCGGCGAGCTCGTCCAGGTCGGCCGTGCGGGCGTAGCGCACCTCGCCGCCGTGGTCGGGGTGGACGGCGACCGGCGTGATCGTCCCGGCGTCGACGAGATCGGCGAACCAGCGCCGCAGGGTCGCCCGCCGGGTCGCGCCGCGCAGCAGCCA contains:
- a CDS encoding CsbD family protein; its protein translation is MSGADKAENKGEELKGKVKETAGSAVGNESLEAEGKADQSKSSIKQAGEKIKDAFKS
- a CDS encoding FAD-dependent oxidoreductase — translated: MPTPPPTRAEVVVVGAGVIGLTTAVVLSSAGWRTEVWTADDPAETPSARAAAVWTPTPHAPLQTSLTWAARSLQEFCGLSRVPDSGVTLAEGLTLTASDTSGHLPALTRLSPDLRDAARDELPAGFTAGLRYRLPLIDMDRYVPWLLQRLDTTGGRLRQQRVATLAEPLAAAPVVVNASGLGARDLTPDPTVRPVFSQYVVTDNPGLDRVVVDTTDSRRWVSVVPHRDRVHLGGVRVTGRDDERPDRELASDVLRRCRELEPALVDARVRRIDAGLLPSRPTMRLEIENLAAGRVVHAYGHASGGVTASWGAAHAVAALVGVPPGP